A single window of Solea solea chromosome 9, fSolSol10.1, whole genome shotgun sequence DNA harbors:
- the scamp4 gene encoding secretory carrier-associated membrane protein 4, which translates to MAARVNNFPPLPQFLRIKSCFYQNIEEEIPQSHQQLVRRVYFLWLMYSGTLCLNVVGCIAWMAGGGNAINFGFSLLWLVLFSPCSYTCWFRPLYKAFRADSSFNFMAFFFIFFVQCIVALIQTIGIIGWGTCGWIATVSFFSYNVGSAIVMLITALLFTLVTVLMGLVLIKVHRLYRGGGGSMQRAQEEWSSGVWKNASVREAGFDAVTQTAQGPTLPQYPAAVPSYPDNSHW; encoded by the exons ATGGCAG CGCGTGTTAACAACTTTCCTCCACTGCCTCAGTTCCTGAGAATTAAATCATGCTTTTATCAGAACATCGAAGAGGAAATTCCCCAGTCACACCAGCAGTTGGTGCGCAGAGTCTACTTCCTCTGGTTGA TGTATTCAGGAACGCTCTGCCTAAATGTGGTGGGATGTATTGCTTGGATGGCTGGGGGTGGAAATGCTATAAACTTTGGCTTCTCCTTGCTCTGGCTTGTCCTCTTCAGTCCCTGTAGTTACACCTGTTGGTTCAGACCACTCTACAAAGCCTTCAG GGCAGATAGCTCATTCAACTTCATggccttcttcttcatcttcttcgtTCAGTGTATCGTGGCCCTCATTCAGACTATAGGCATAATTGGCTGGGGAACATG CGGCTGGATTGCCACAGTGTCGTTTTTCAGCTATAATGTGGGCTCCGCCATAGTGATGCTCATCACAGCTCTGCTCTTCACTCTGGTGACTGTTTTAATGGGACTGGTGCTTATTAAG GTGCACAGACTGTACCGTGGCGGTGGCGGCAGTATGCAGCGTGCTCAGGAAGAGTGGAGCAGCGGAGTGTGGAAGAACGCGTCGGTGAGGGAGGCAGGGTTCGATGCTGTCACTCAGACGGCCCAAGGGCCGACCTTACCTCAGTACCCTGCTGCAGTGCCGAGCTATCCCGACAACAGTCACTGGTGA